TGTATAAGCATAATAAGTAGATTGCGGTAATAATCTACCAATATTTATACTATTTGATGTATTTAGTTTTGTTCTCTCTGTCCACCATAGAGTCTTAAAAGCCTCTTTAACCAAAGCTTGACAATTATCAAAAACACCTTCAACCTCAACAGCTTGGATATTATCACCCCAACAAGTTATCTGTTTTTCTTGCCTTTTAGAAATCTTACCCTTAGGGAACATCACAATAACACGAATATTACTCTTGCCATGAAAAGCAGCCGCTACTGCAGATCCAGTATCACCAGAAGTTGCAACTAAAATAGTAAATGGCTTATCGCTATTTATAGAGCTTAAACAGTTTGCTAAAAATCTTGCACCAAAATCTTTAAAAGACAAAGTTGGACCATGAAAAAGTTCTAAAACTGCTGTGTTTTTATTTAAGCGTTTAACTGGCACATCAAAAGTAAAAGCATTTTTACAGATCTTATCTAAAGAGCCTTCTAGCTCATCGCCTTTGAAAAACTCTCTCAAAGCACTTGCAGCAAACTCAGGATAGCTCATATCTTTAACAAAACTCTGCCAATTAACTGTAGGGAACCTCTCTGGTACAAACAATCCTCCATCAGGTGCTAATCCTGATTGCATTGCCTCGCTTAATGAAAATTTGATATTTTTATCTCTAGTACTAATAAAATTCATACTTTACCTTTATCATTTTTTATCTAATATATATGCGCCTTTGTCACTCATAGCACTTATCCAACTATCTGATTTTAAGTTAAATTCTTTAAACTTATCTTGCATTGCTTTAGCAATTTCAATAGCATTATACTCTTTTTTTACCAACGCAAACATTGTTGGACCAGATCCTGATATCCCACATGCTATTGCTCCAGCAGAGTAGGCAGCTTTTTGTACATCATAAAATCCTGTTATTAACTTAGATCTTCTTGGTTCAATTAAAACATCTTTTAA
This Francisella opportunistica DNA region includes the following protein-coding sequences:
- the thrC gene encoding threonine synthase; the protein is MNFISTRDKNIKFSLSEAMQSGLAPDGGLFVPERFPTVNWQSFVKDMSYPEFAASALREFFKGDELEGSLDKICKNAFTFDVPVKRLNKNTAVLELFHGPTLSFKDFGARFLANCLSSINSDKPFTILVATSGDTGSAVAAAFHGKSNIRVIVMFPKGKISKRQEKQITCWGDNIQAVEVEGVFDNCQALVKEAFKTLWWTERTKLNTSNSINIGRLLPQSTYYAYTSWQYYLQTGKKANYIVPSGNIGNITAAFWAKQMGFPIDEISMSLNANDTVVDYLETGKFNPKASVETLANAMDVGNPSNFERLLYLLGNYENFKNSVKAVCVSDFEIIEEIKQIYRQYNEIVCPHTATGFVAKSQFDANKDYIIVATAHPAKFEGVIEPILDIQVPPTSALQKLLDKQQHKLTINKSMDELCEVYSEAFEL